One Moorella sp. E308F genomic region harbors:
- a CDS encoding PFL family protein, whose product MPTLFSFTPEEILETIRMVQVENLDIRTITLGISLRDCATGSLKETCRRVYDKITRLADKLVAVGEEVATAYGIPIVNKRIAVTPIAQVGEPSGESDLTPLARTLDRAAEAVGVNFIGGFTALVHKGFTKGDRAIFNSLPEALATTERVCASINVATTRAGMNMDAIAELGQLIKETAQLTADRGGIGCAKLVTFCNAPEDNPFMAGAFHGPGEPECVLNVGISGPGVVLAAVRQHPEADLGKLATIIKNTAFKVTRMGELVGREVSARLGVPFGIVDLSLAPTNALGDSVAEILEAIGLERCGAHGTTAALALLNDAVKKGGAMASSYVGGLSGAFIPVSEDNGMIRAVESGALSLEKLEAMTAVCSVGLDMFAVPGDTPAEVIAAIIADEAAIGMINNKTTAVRVIPVPGKKPGDMVEFGGLLGRAPVMRVNNFSPAAMIRRGGRIPAPVQALGN is encoded by the coding sequence ATGCCGACTCTATTTTCATTTACCCCGGAAGAAATTTTAGAAACCATCCGCATGGTCCAGGTAGAAAACCTGGATATCAGGACCATTACCCTGGGTATCAGCCTGCGTGATTGTGCCACCGGAAGTCTTAAGGAAACCTGCCGCCGCGTATACGATAAAATAACCCGCCTGGCAGATAAACTTGTTGCTGTTGGCGAAGAAGTGGCGACTGCTTATGGCATCCCCATTGTTAATAAGCGTATAGCCGTAACCCCCATAGCCCAGGTGGGTGAACCTTCGGGAGAAAGCGACCTCACCCCTCTGGCTCGGACCCTGGACCGGGCGGCAGAAGCGGTAGGCGTGAACTTCATCGGCGGCTTTACTGCCCTGGTACATAAAGGCTTTACTAAAGGTGACCGGGCCATCTTTAATTCTCTACCGGAAGCCCTGGCCACCACGGAGCGCGTTTGCGCCTCCATCAATGTGGCCACCACCAGGGCCGGGATGAATATGGACGCCATCGCCGAGTTGGGCCAATTGATTAAAGAGACGGCGCAGCTTACGGCTGATAGGGGTGGGATCGGGTGCGCCAAACTGGTAACTTTTTGCAACGCCCCCGAAGACAATCCCTTTATGGCCGGGGCCTTCCACGGCCCTGGTGAGCCAGAGTGCGTATTGAATGTCGGCATCAGCGGTCCGGGGGTTGTCCTGGCGGCAGTACGCCAGCACCCGGAGGCCGACCTGGGTAAGCTCGCAACAATTATTAAAAATACAGCCTTTAAAGTGACCCGCATGGGAGAACTGGTGGGCCGGGAGGTTTCGGCCCGCCTGGGAGTGCCCTTCGGCATTGTCGACCTTTCCCTGGCTCCTACCAATGCCCTGGGGGACAGCGTGGCGGAAATTCTGGAAGCCATCGGACTGGAACGTTGTGGCGCCCACGGCACCACGGCCGCCCTGGCTTTACTCAATGACGCGGTCAAAAAAGGGGGGGCCATGGCTTCTTCCTACGTCGGGGGCTTAAGCGGCGCCTTTATCCCGGTGAGTGAAGATAACGGCATGATCCGGGCGGTGGAGAGCGGCGCTTTAAGCCTTGAAAAACTTGAAGCCATGACCGCCGTTTGCTCGGTGGGATTGGATATGTTCGCCGTCCCGGGTGATACGCCGGCGGAAGTTATTGCTGCCATCATTGCCGATGAAGCGGCAATCGGCATGATTAACAATAAAACCACGGCCGTCCGGGTCATACCTGTACCGGGGAAAAAGCCCGGGGATATGGTAGAATTTGGCGGCCTCCTGGGACGTGCGCCGGTAATGCGCGTCAACAACTTCAGCCCAGCGGCCATGATCCGGCGCGGCGGCCGTATCCCCGCTCCCGTCCAGGCCCTGGGGAATTAG
- a CDS encoding ACT domain-containing protein — translation MTVADGRAIITVLGQDRVGILAGITAVLAAANVNILDISQTILQEFFTMIMVVDLKDSNLDFFDLQTQLKARGEELGVQVTMQQAEVFKFMHRI, via the coding sequence ATGACAGTTGCCGACGGCCGGGCCATCATCACAGTTTTAGGCCAGGACAGGGTGGGAATTTTAGCGGGTATAACCGCCGTCCTGGCGGCGGCCAATGTGAATATCCTCGATATCAGCCAGACCATTTTGCAGGAATTTTTTACCATGATCATGGTTGTAGACCTGAAAGATAGTAATCTTGATTTTTTTGACCTGCAAACACAACTCAAAGCCAGGGGCGAGGAACTGGGTGTCCAGGTGACAATGCAGCAGGCGGAAGTCTTCAAATTTATGCACCGCATCTAA
- a CDS encoding TorD/DmsD family molecular chaperone, with product MPALLPDPEPARARVERMGDFMDKELLLEWLQGRELIYLFLARLYQEGPGKELLSALVEEQLLAELPASIDNPMLAAGCRQMQAELTARAGDMEAYQQELQEDYNRLFVGPGHLEAPPWESVYRSKEHLLFGEETLAVREFYRSFGLESKKKNREPDDHLGLEMEFMAWLSQAAAAKVQAGEEATEFLQGQRRFLKEHLEQWVPALCSDIQGAARTEFFRGLALFTRGWLEADAAELEAVLEDFCGGEKS from the coding sequence GTGCCTGCGCTGTTACCTGACCCGGAACCTGCCCGGGCCAGGGTAGAAAGGATGGGAGATTTTATGGACAAGGAATTATTACTTGAGTGGCTCCAGGGGCGGGAACTGATTTACCTTTTCTTGGCCCGGCTCTACCAGGAAGGGCCAGGAAAGGAACTGTTGTCCGCCCTGGTAGAGGAGCAACTCCTCGCCGAACTACCTGCCAGTATTGATAATCCCATGCTGGCCGCAGGTTGCCGGCAGATGCAGGCCGAGTTAACGGCCCGGGCCGGTGACATGGAAGCCTACCAGCAGGAACTCCAGGAGGATTACAACCGCCTTTTCGTCGGTCCCGGTCACCTGGAGGCGCCGCCCTGGGAGTCAGTATATCGCTCCAAGGAGCATCTCCTATTTGGCGAGGAAACCCTGGCGGTAAGGGAGTTTTATCGTTCTTTTGGCCTGGAGAGTAAAAAGAAAAACCGGGAGCCGGACGACCACCTGGGCCTGGAAATGGAATTCATGGCCTGGCTCAGCCAGGCAGCGGCCGCAAAAGTCCAGGCCGGTGAAGAGGCAACTGAATTTCTGCAGGGGCAGCGGCGCTTTTTGAAGGAACATTTGGAGCAATGGGTACCGGCCTTATGTAGCGATATCCAAGGGGCTGCCCGGACTGAATTTTTCCGTGGCCTGGCTCTCTTCACCCGGGGCTGGCTGGAAGCCGATGCCGCTGAACTGGAAGCGGTACTGGAGGATTTTTGCGGGGGTGAAAAATCATGA